In Desulfuromonadaceae bacterium, a single window of DNA contains:
- the purM gene encoding phosphoribosylformylglycinamidine cyclo-ligase has protein sequence MTQKKPTTYKDAGVDIDAGNRFVQMIKPLVKSCSRPEVLADIGGFGGLFSLTPDKYARPTLVASTDGVGTKLKIAFMLDKHDTVGIDLVAMCVNDIIVQGAEPLFFLDYLATGQLSPEKAVEIVKGIVEGCKQAGCALLGGETAEMPGMYNTGEYDLAGFTVGVVDNSNIIDGSSITVGDKVIGLASSGLHSNGYSLARKILFEQEGYAIDARLPELEAPLGEVLIAPTRIYVKSILNLLRDFNLRGIAHITGGGLPENLPRVLPHDCKAQIDGTSWPKAAIFKLLQEKGNIAKDEMYRTFNCGIGLIVIVPEQETDDIMMRLNGLGESATVIGTIAARKGEEPRVVIS, from the coding sequence GTGACTCAAAAAAAACCAACAACGTATAAAGATGCCGGTGTCGATATCGATGCCGGAAATCGTTTTGTGCAGATGATCAAACCTCTGGTTAAATCGTGTTCGCGTCCTGAGGTTCTGGCAGACATTGGCGGGTTCGGCGGCCTCTTTTCACTGACACCTGACAAATATGCGCGCCCGACTCTGGTTGCTTCAACCGATGGTGTCGGCACCAAGCTCAAGATCGCCTTTATGCTTGATAAACATGATACGGTCGGCATTGATCTGGTCGCCATGTGTGTCAACGATATTATTGTTCAGGGCGCCGAACCCCTGTTTTTCCTTGATTATCTTGCGACCGGACAATTGTCCCCGGAAAAGGCCGTTGAGATCGTCAAGGGGATTGTTGAGGGGTGCAAACAGGCTGGCTGCGCCCTGCTCGGCGGGGAAACTGCGGAAATGCCCGGCATGTACAACACTGGAGAATACGATCTGGCCGGGTTTACTGTGGGGGTTGTCGACAACAGCAACATCATCGACGGTTCTTCGATAACGGTTGGTGACAAGGTCATCGGTCTGGCATCAAGTGGACTGCACTCAAACGGTTATTCTTTGGCGCGCAAGATACTTTTTGAGCAAGAGGGCTATGCCATTGATGCCAGGTTGCCGGAACTTGAGGCTCCGCTCGGTGAGGTCCTGATTGCGCCGACACGTATTTACGTTAAGTCAATACTCAATTTGCTGCGCGATTTCAACCTGCGGGGCATTGCGCATATTACTGGCGGCGGACTTCCGGAGAATCTTCCTCGTGTGCTGCCTCACGATTGTAAAGCGCAAATCGATGGTACATCATGGCCCAAAGCAGCAATCTTCAAACTTCTGCAAGAAAAAGGCAATATTGCCAAGGATGAAATGTATCGTACCTTCAACTGCGGCATCGGCCTGATCGTCATTGTCCCCGAACAAGAAACCGATGACATCATGATGCGTCTCAATGGTCTGGGTGAAAGTGCCACTGTTATCGGCACGATCGCTGCTCGCAAGGGCGAAGAACCGCGAGTTGTTATCAGCTGA
- the coaD gene encoding pantetheine-phosphate adenylyltransferase, with translation MKKSIAVYPGSFDPITNGHLDIIQRGLEVFDEVIIAVARNSEKNSLFTVAERLELIRIAVADDSRVRTETFDGLLVNYVVNQGARVILRGLRAVSDFEYELQIAQMNHNVEQRVETLFMMTAVPYSFLSSSIVKEVCSLGGDISAFVPQPVVAALKKKFGLSS, from the coding sequence ATGAAAAAAAGTATTGCCGTTTATCCCGGATCGTTCGATCCGATCACCAATGGTCATCTTGACATTATTCAACGCGGTCTGGAAGTCTTTGACGAGGTGATCATTGCCGTGGCGCGTAATTCTGAAAAAAATTCACTCTTCACCGTCGCTGAACGTCTGGAGTTGATTCGTATTGCCGTTGCCGATGATTCGCGGGTGCGCACCGAGACCTTTGACGGTCTGCTGGTCAACTATGTCGTTAATCAGGGGGCGCGTGTCATTCTGCGCGGTTTGCGCGCGGTCTCCGACTTTGAGTACGAGCTACAGATCGCGCAAATGAATCACAACGTCGAACAACGCGTTGAAACCCTCTTCATGATGACTGCGGTCCCCTACAGCTTCTTGAGCTCTTCGATTGTCAAGGAAGTCTGTTCCCTCGGTGGAGATATCAGCGCATTTGTTCCTCAGCCGGTGGTTGCAGCTTTGAAAAAAAAATTCGGTCTTTCATCCTGA
- a CDS encoding caspase family protein: MNRLLSLLFCLLVFMFCCGFFGSAWYEEYGLTKESQLYTQAGNDVLKKIIFDTKNRHFSKAIGTAINNPFSLEDNELIERLGLLLPQETQDRERAKIAKLLANSPHENAVKFLADHVKEEKHRNIVALIISSLIDHDYYTDDLINYAKIMSKNMDYLIKTSFSIYLVNNRSLHSEVIERASTGIITEITQSKANRRRHVFQLLSRSKYVTEDIYSLIQNAAFDDPHPNVKRDAAKAMSLLKKYSLENIQELKPNFYAQKLIDSNFNSKNFNNDSSIALIVGNKDYSKSGNSVPDVDYAINDAAAIKEYLVNAKGYKEGNILYLENASQAQMVSALGNKESHMGKLFNWVRPNESDVFFYYSGHGAPSLKDGSGYLLPVNADPSTVELNGYSIDTLYANLEKLSAKSITVVLDACFSGSSQAGTIIRNASSISLKPISMPKTSSKINVLTATNVGEVASWDTEAKHGLFTSYFLKGINGDADKGKSGNADNKVSLAELKRYLDLEVSYMARRQYGREQNPQVSGSSNYIFSELAD, translated from the coding sequence ATGAATCGCTTATTATCCCTGCTATTTTGCCTGCTCGTGTTTATGTTCTGCTGTGGATTCTTTGGTAGTGCTTGGTATGAGGAATATGGCCTCACCAAAGAGAGCCAACTTTATACACAAGCTGGCAATGATGTACTAAAAAAGATTATTTTTGACACTAAAAATAGGCACTTCTCAAAAGCGATTGGCACGGCAATTAACAACCCTTTTTCTCTTGAAGATAATGAATTAATAGAGCGTTTGGGGCTTCTTCTTCCCCAAGAGACACAAGATCGGGAAAGAGCTAAAATTGCAAAATTATTAGCTAATTCACCACACGAAAACGCTGTAAAGTTCCTTGCCGACCATGTGAAAGAGGAGAAGCACAGAAATATCGTTGCACTGATAATTTCATCTCTAATTGATCACGACTATTACACGGATGACTTAATAAATTACGCAAAAATAATGTCTAAAAATATGGACTATTTGATAAAAACCTCCTTTTCAATATACCTTGTCAACAACCGTAGCCTGCACAGTGAGGTGATTGAACGTGCCTCAACAGGCATTATTACAGAGATTACTCAGAGCAAAGCCAACAGAAGAAGGCATGTTTTTCAGCTCCTTTCGCGATCTAAATATGTAACAGAAGATATCTATAGCTTAATCCAAAATGCTGCATTTGATGATCCTCACCCTAACGTAAAAAGAGATGCCGCGAAAGCCATGTCTTTATTGAAAAAATACAGCCTAGAAAATATTCAAGAACTGAAACCAAATTTTTATGCTCAAAAATTAATAGACAGTAACTTCAATAGCAAAAATTTTAACAATGACTCCTCTATAGCCCTGATTGTAGGCAACAAAGACTACTCTAAATCTGGAAACTCAGTGCCAGATGTCGATTACGCAATCAATGATGCAGCAGCGATTAAAGAATATCTGGTAAATGCTAAGGGCTACAAGGAAGGCAATATTCTCTATCTTGAGAACGCATCTCAGGCGCAAATGGTATCTGCACTTGGAAACAAAGAATCTCACATGGGAAAACTCTTTAACTGGGTTCGACCCAACGAATCAGATGTATTTTTCTACTACTCTGGTCACGGAGCACCAAGCCTTAAAGATGGTAGTGGATACTTACTGCCTGTAAATGCAGACCCTTCAACGGTAGAACTCAATGGCTACTCAATTGACACCTTATACGCCAATCTAGAAAAGCTGTCAGCAAAGAGCATTACAGTTGTCCTGGACGCATGCTTCTCTGGAAGTTCCCAGGCAGGAACAATTATTCGCAATGCGTCATCCATATCTTTAAAACCAATATCAATGCCCAAGACATCGAGTAAGATAAATGTCCTGACAGCAACCAATGTCGGTGAAGTCGCTTCATGGGACACAGAAGCTAAACATGGACTGTTCACGAGCTATTTCCTTAAAGGCATAAATGGTGATGCTGATAAAGGTAAGTCAGGCAATGCTGACAACAAAGTCAGCTTGGCTGAACTAAAGCGTTACTTGGACTTGGAAGTGTCCTACATGGCTCGTCGGCAATATGGGAGAGAGCAGAACCCTCAGGTGAGTGGCAGCTCTAATTATATCTTTAGCGAGTTAGCAGATTAG
- the rsmD gene encoding 16S rRNA (guanine(966)-N(2))-methyltransferase RsmD produces the protein MRIISGSARGKHLATFTGKEIRPTGDRAREALFSILLSRCRSLNGIRVLDLFAGSGALALEAVSRGAASATCVDNNPQAIELITRNMAGCALSDKVTLVRSNVLHLPPQVLNKAPFDLIFLDPPYGKGLAEATLAMLAAMQLLGRNGIICVETGTKEKLDVVNRAFTLCDDRRYGAIRFRLFVDSN, from the coding sequence ATGCGCATCATTTCCGGTAGCGCCCGGGGAAAACATCTGGCAACGTTTACCGGTAAGGAGATTCGCCCCACCGGCGACCGCGCCCGTGAAGCCCTTTTCAGTATTCTGCTCAGCCGCTGCCGTTCCCTGAACGGTATACGCGTTCTTGATCTTTTTGCCGGGAGCGGGGCGTTGGCTCTCGAAGCCGTCAGTCGCGGTGCCGCCAGTGCCACCTGCGTCGACAATAATCCGCAGGCGATCGAACTGATTACCCGTAACATGGCTGGCTGTGCCTTGTCCGACAAGGTGACCCTGGTGCGCAGCAATGTATTGCATTTACCGCCACAGGTTTTGAACAAAGCGCCCTTTGACCTGATCTTTCTCGATCCGCCCTACGGCAAGGGGCTGGCGGAGGCCACCCTGGCCATGCTTGCTGCAATGCAGCTGCTGGGCAGAAACGGTATCATCTGCGTTGAAACCGGGACAAAAGAAAAGCTGGATGTCGTTAACCGCGCCTTTACCTTGTGCGACGACCGCCGTTATGGAGCTATCCGGTTTCGTTTGTTTGTCGATTCCAATTGA
- a CDS encoding menaquinol oxidoreductase yields the protein MSQAESPREVRPFPDREKLRERIEKRIKTLERIAGSGLWAMVLFLLVSLSAFYEFSIFPALGTEVRQLLGTPPPATMISLALVIYAFSSIVRTLARMSHNITPFLGWMHTAFFCAFYIFYHLSGALLDNFWAVFFSGTSVMGLENYHIWAYSSSAIRKERALLESMQVAQKE from the coding sequence ATGAGCCAGGCGGAATCCCCCCGCGAGGTGCGTCCCTTTCCCGATCGGGAAAAGTTGCGAGAACGCATCGAAAAACGCATCAAGACCCTTGAACGAATCGCCGGAAGTGGTCTTTGGGCAATGGTTCTGTTTCTGCTGGTGAGCTTGTCCGCTTTTTATGAATTTTCAATCTTCCCTGCCCTCGGTACTGAGGTGCGACAACTCCTCGGCACCCCCCCGCCAGCAACCATGATCAGCTTGGCCCTGGTTATATATGCCTTTTCGAGCATTGTCCGAACCTTGGCAAGAATGAGCCATAACATTACGCCTTTCCTTGGATGGATGCATACCGCTTTTTTTTGCGCTTTCTATATCTTTTACCATCTGTCCGGTGCCCTTCTGGATAATTTCTGGGCCGTTTTTTTTTCCGGGACCAGCGTTATGGGGCTGGAAAATTATCATATCTGGGCATACAGCAGTAGCGCGATCCGCAAAGAACGCGCCCTGCTGGAGAGCATGCAGGTTGCCCAAAAAGAGTAG